One window from the genome of Rutidosis leptorrhynchoides isolate AG116_Rl617_1_P2 unplaced genomic scaffold, CSIRO_AGI_Rlap_v1 contig218, whole genome shotgun sequence encodes:
- the LOC139882004 gene encoding probable WRKY transcription factor 15 — protein MDQEVAEELQGIEERLLLPSRHTNFETRSITNMDDKLVMDAAKDSLQSLQTLIRMSPPIEDNNVSMTNFNAAANETLTNFRKTIDLLDRYGQPRKGHARFRSTPTAGYPGLTHITNQLVKVMENRMTPYAHLTSSALTLPCGSSTKKVIRVPAISPKFSEIPGDDFTWRKYGHKIIKGFPRGYYRCCIKDCPARKLVDRASNDETMLIITYDGKHIHTRDQY, from the exons ATGGATCAAGAAGTTGCCGAGGAGTTGCAAGGCATCGAAGAACGATTGTTATTGCCGTCTCGGCATACTAATTTTGAGACAA GATCAATAACAAACATGGATGATAAGCTAGTGATGGATGCAGCCAAGGATTCTCTTCAAAGCCTCCAGACGTTGATCAGAATGTCTCCTCCAATTGAAGATAATAATGTCTCCATGACAAATTTCAATGCTGCTGCCAATGAGACTTTAACCAACTTCAGAAAAACCATTGATTTACTTGATCGATACGGCCAACCAAGGAAAGGCCATGCCCGATTTCGATCCACACCAACTGCTGGTTATCCCGGACTCACACACATAACCAATCAACTTGTGAAAGTCATGGAAAACCGAATGACTCCATATGCTCATTTAACTAGCTCTGCCCTAACCCTACCTTGCGGATCCTCGACAAAGAAAGTTATTAGGGTTCCAGCTATAAGTCCAAAATTTTCTGAAATTCCAGGGGACGATTTCACTTGGAGGAAATATGGGCACAAAATAATTAAGGGTTTTCCAAGGGGATACTACAGATGTTGCATTAAGGATTGTCCTGCGCGCAAACTAGTCGATCGAGCTTCTAATGATGAAACTATGTTGATCATTACATATGATGGCAAGCATATCCACACTCGTGATCAATATTGA
- the LOC139882000 gene encoding terpene synthase 10-like, with protein MALYQKHFIPCTLDGLPLKKQVSITSFSNRFSLKCKSWPVQCKLAAESQAIVRRSANYQPTIWDYSYIQSLTSEYQGEAYNRGATDLKEEVGMILEKSEGVAQLELIDNLQRLGLSYHFEDEIKIILSTIYDTRKRPLSQFNAMINDADLHATALEFRLLRQQGYNVLPDVFNGFIDVNGKFKCSLCDDTEGILSLYEASHLLVEGENILEDARLFATKHLQEYAKQSSDNNAYLSSLVNHALELPLDWKIERAEARWFIDIYEKKIGMNPVFLQLAKLDFNLVQAKHQEDLKQASTWWVNTGLGKKLPFARDRLMENFLWTVAVVPDPRFQHCRRAYTKLNTIITTIDDVYDIYGTLEELELFTDAVERWDLNAMEQMPDYMKTCFLALYNFVNEMSFDALNKHGVYVIRLLRKAWADLCKSYLVEARWYYGKHTPPLQEYMDNGWVSIAVPVVLVHAYFWVSDEVTLEALQCLNQYPQIIQWSSMIMRLANDLGTSPDELKRGDISKSMQCYMNEKGASEEEARQHILHLISEAWEKVNRDRMADRSPFSKLFETTSINLARMALCTYQDGDGFGSPDQETKDIILSLLVQPIPLK; from the exons ATGGCTCTTTATCAGAAACATTTCATTCCCTGCACACTCGATGGCTTGCCACTTAAGAAACAAGTCTCGATTACATCATTCAGTAACCGTTTTAGCTTAAAATGCAAGTCTTGGCCGGTTCAATGCAAGTTGGCAGCCGAGTCGCAGGCAATCGTCAGGAGGTCTGCCAATTACCAACCTACCATTTGGGATTACTCTTACATTCAGTCGTTAACCAGTGAATATCAG GGAGAAGCATACAACAGAGGGGCAACCGACTTGAAGGAAGAAGTGGGGATGATACTTGAAAAATCGGAGGGTGTTGCTCAACTAGAGCTAATTGACAACTTGCAAAGACTTGGATTATCTTATCACTTTGAGGAtgaaataaaaataattttgaGCACCATTTATGATACAAGAAAAAGACCACTTAGCCAATTCAATGCAATGATCAACGATGCTGACTTACATGCTACAGCTCTTGAATTTCGACTCTTAAGACAACAAGGCTACAATGTCCTTCCAG ATGTTTTCAATGGATTCATAGACGTGAATGGGAAATTCAAGTGTAGCCTTTGTGACGACACAGAGGGGATACTGAGTTTATATGAAGCTTCACATCTTCTCGTTGAAGGCGAAAATATATTGGAAGATGCTCGACTTTTCGCGACCAAACATCTTCAAGAATACGCAAAGCAAAGCAGTGATAATAATGCTTATCTTTCTTCACTTGTGAATCATGCCTTGGAGCTTCCATTGGATTGGAAGATTGAAAGGGCAGAGGCCAGGTGGTTTATAGATATTTATGAGAAGAAAATTGGCATGAATCCTGTTTTCCTTCAGCTTGCAAAATTAGACTTTAACTTGGTCCAAGCCAAACATCAAGAGGATCTAAAACAAGCGTCTAC GTGGTGGGTCAATACAGGACTTGGGAAAAAGTTGCCTTTTGCAAGGGACAGATTGATGGAGAATTTCCTATGGACTGTTGCAGTTGTGCCCGATCCTCGATTCCAACATTGTCGGAGAGCCTACACGAAGCTCAATACGATAATCACTACTATTGATGACGTTTACGATATCTATGGTACATTGGAAGAACTCGAGCTTTTCACAGACGCCGTCGAGAG ATGGGATCTTAACGCAATGGAACAAATGCCTGATTACATGAAGACGTGTTTCCTCGCTCTCTACAATTTCGTGAACGAAATGTCTTTTGATGCCCTTAACAAACATGGAGTTTACGTCATTCGACTCCTAAGGAAAGCG TGGGCAGATTTATGCAAGTCATATCTAGTGGAAGCAAGATGGTATTATGGCAAACACACACCTCCATTACAGGAGTACATGGACAACGGATGGGTATCGATAGCCGTGCCTGTCGTGCTAGTGCATGCTTACTTCTGGGTTTCTGATGAGGTTACACTGGAGGCCTTGCAATGCCTCAACCAATATCCTCAAATTATCCAATGGTCGTCCATGATCATGAGACTTGCTAATGATCTTGGAACGTCACCG GATGAACTAAAAAGAGGTGATATTTCTAAATCTATGCAATGTTATATGAACGAGAAGGGGGCGTCAGAAGAGGAAGCTCGTCAACACATTCTACATTTGATTAGTGAAGCATGGGAAAAAGTGAATAGAGATCGAATGGCGGATCGCTCACCTTTCTCTAAGTTATTCGAAACGACGTCGATCAATCTAGCAAGGATGGCATTATGCACTTACCAAGATGGAGATGGGTTTGGTTCTCCGGACCAGGAGACCAAAGATATTATATTGTCTTTACTTGTTCAACCAATTCCTCTAAAGTAA